The DNA window CGCCGGTGCCTCTCACCGAGCTGACCCGCGTCCTGGCTGTGGCGCCTCCTGGAATACTGCGGTCATCGGTGGCACCGACTCAGGGCGGCACTCCCACCGATTCGCTGGCGAACACCTGAGGTCCCTGATCTGTCGGCAACGGCATACGATGAGGTGAATTGTTCCAGTCCTGGGAGGTGATCGAACGTGGCCGAAGCCAGGCACGAGTTCGTCGCCCGGCAACTCCGCTCACTGATCACCAGCGGCGAATACGCGGTAGGCCGGTCGCTCCCGAGCGAAAGCACGTTGTGCGCGCAGTACGAGGTCTCCCGTGGCCCGGTACGTCAGGCACTGGCGTCGCTGTCCGCCGAGGGACTGATTCAGTTGTCCCAGGGACGTCCGGCTGTGGTTCGTTCCGGTGATGCGGCACAGACGTTGGACACCTTCACTCCGTTCTCCCAGTGGGCTCGGAGAACGGGGCGGGAGGCAGGAAGCAAGACTCTCGAGGTTTCACGTCGTCGGGCATCGTCGTCGGCTGCAGGAGCGTTGGGGATCGAGTCCAGTGATTTCGTGGTCGAAGTTGTTCGTGTTCGGTATCTCGACAACGAACCCACGATGATCGAACGAAGTGTCTTCGTCGATACCGTGGGGTCGTTGTTGTTCGATTTCGATACCGATTCGGGCTCGATCACCGACTACCTCACCGGCCGCGGGGTGCGGTTCGAGTCGATGTCGCACGTTCTCGATGCGGTATCTGCCGATTCGGTCGACGCCGACAGTCTCGGTATTGCCGTGGGGAGCCCGTTGTTGCGTGAACGCCGCACCTCGCGCGATGAGAACGGAACAGCGTTCGAATACGCGGACGACCGCTACCGATCGGACCAGGTGGTCTTCAGCATCGTCAACTCACGGACGGTCGATCCGCGCATGATCGCGCCCGACACCTGAGCTCGAGCCGCGAGAAAAGCGACCGGAGACCGCTGGTGATGTCGGAGGTGGTGTCGCCGACGACCAGCATGGACTGCACCGACGGGGCGCCTGTGCGGAGAAGCGGTCAGCGGCATATCGGGGAAGGGTCGCCCCCGGACCCCGTCTCCGGGGCACAGGACGACGTCGGCAATGTCCTGCCACGCGAGCGTAGAGAGAATTGCCTGCTGTGTCTCCTGGGCAAAACGCAAAGAGCGCAACAGCTCTTCCGCACCTGGACAGCGCTGCAATTGCCATCGCAGACCTGTCGGCCGTAGCAGCGCTCGAAAGCTTTGTTGGCGGACTGGGCTTGTTCTTCGTTGCCCCCGCTGAGGTGTCGGAATACGTCGATCTTGCACTGGCCCATTGTGTCGGTGACGTAGGCCAGCATGCGGGCCTTGTCCGCTGGGTCGCGTGAGAGTTCTGCATGCTGGTCTGCGGCGGCGAAGGACTGCTGCACCAGTCCGCTGTCTTCGACGGTGGTTCCGGCCATGTCGAACACGACGAGGCTGATCGGATGGGTATCGGGGATATTCATGCGTCGACTCCTATCGGGGTGGTGGTGTGCTGTTCGAGTGTGTTGTCGAGACTGGATTCGGCCAGTCCCATGCTGGTGGTCATGCCGATGCCTGTGGTGACGGTGACGACGTGGATTCCCGGGATCGGTTCGACGAGAAGGAATTCCGAGTCCTGTGCCGAGCTGTAGACGCCCTGCCAGCGTTCGCTG is part of the Rhodococcus sovatensis genome and encodes:
- a CDS encoding GntR family transcriptional regulator, which encodes MAEARHEFVARQLRSLITSGEYAVGRSLPSESTLCAQYEVSRGPVRQALASLSAEGLIQLSQGRPAVVRSGDAAQTLDTFTPFSQWARRTGREAGSKTLEVSRRRASSSAAGALGIESSDFVVEVVRVRYLDNEPTMIERSVFVDTVGSLLFDFDTDSGSITDYLTGRGVRFESMSHVLDAVSADSVDADSLGIAVGSPLLRERRTSRDENGTAFEYADDRYRSDQVVFSIVNSRTVDPRMIAPDT